One genomic window of Pecten maximus chromosome 3, xPecMax1.1, whole genome shotgun sequence includes the following:
- the LOC117323936 gene encoding ADP-ribosylation factor-like: MGLWLTKLYDALSSFGEEDPSKIIMLGLDNAGKTTILYKLKLNEVVSSIPTLGFNVETVTPCKGVTFTVWDVGGQDRIRQLWRHYYSGAEGLVYVVDSTDTQRLSEAKEELFGILNSPEMPVSCPVVIIANKRDMPNARKASEIIDAMDLRTLRNRKWHIQSSCATTGEGLYEAVTELGRLVKEYKRHQT; encoded by the exons ATGGGTTTGTGGCTGACAAAATTATATGATGCGTTATCGTCATTTGGAGAAGAAGATCCGTCAAAAATCATAATGCTAGGTCTGGACAATGCAG GTAAGACAACGATCCTTTATAAACTGAAGCTTAATGAGGTGGTGTCCTCGATCCCGACCCTAGGGTTTAACGTGGAGACCGTGACCCCGTGTAAGGGCGTGACCTTTACAGTGTGGGACGTGGGAGGACAGGACAGGATCAGACAGCTGTGGAGACACTATTACAGCGGGGCAGAAg GTCTTGTGTACGTGGTAGACAGCACAGACACACAGAGGCTGTCTGAAGCCAAGGAAGAGCTGTTTGGGATCTTGAACAGTCCGGAAATGCCTGTCAGCTGTCCGGTAGTGATAATCGCCAACAAACGGGACATGCCCA aTGCCAGGAAAGCTTCCGAAATCATCGACGCTATGGATTTGCGCACTTTGCGGAATAGGAAGTGGCATATACAGTCTTCTTGTGCAACCACAGGGGAGGGACTCTATGAGGCTGTGACGGAACTTGGTAGACTAGTCAAGGAATACAAGAGACATCAGACGTAA